The region AGGAAAGCGGATTATATTGCCTCCTTCCTTTACAAGAGGTCGTCGTTACATGTTTAATAATTGTCAGGATGCCATGTCAATTTGCAAAAAGTTTGGGTACCCTGATCTTTTTATTACAGCAACATGTAATTCACAATGGGGGGAAATTCAAAGGTATGTCCGTGCTAGGAATTTGAGAGCTAAAGATAGACCTGATATTTGTGTTAGAgttttcaagatgaagctcGATAATCTGATGTCTGATTTAAGGAAAGACACTATATTTGGTCCTGTTGATGCAGGTAtgtcatttattattattatttttttcccgGAAATCTATGTTTCTGTTGCAATATCATTAATACTGCAATTTTAGATTtccatttaatttcatttaacTTTTTGTGAAGGTATGTATACAGTAGAGTTTCAAAAACGTGGATTGCCACACGCGCACATTCTTCTATGGTTGAAACCCCAGTACAAATTGATAACCGGAGAGGACATTGATAAATTCATTTTAGCTGAGCTTCCTGACCCGCAGTTGTATCCAAAGCTTTACAAGGCTGTTTCCTCCTTCATGATCCACGGTCCGTGTGGGGTTATTGATCCAAAGTGTGCATGCATGGTTGATGGCAAGTGTTCTAAACACTTTCCCAAAAAATATCAGAACTGCACTACCATTGATGATGATGGTTTCCCAATTTATAAGAGAAGGAAGACAGGAATTACAGTGGCCAAGAAAGGAGTTCCTTTGGATAATGGTGTTGTTGTTCCCTACAATCCTCGACTTCTGATGAATTATCATGGAAATATCAACGTGGAGTATTGCAATAAATCGAATGCAATaaagtatctatttaaatatatCAACAAAGGCGGTGATAGGGTGAATGTTCAAATTTCAAATGCTGGAAATGGAGAATCGAACCAGGATGAAATTAAACAGTACTACGACTGCAGGTAAGTAATcacattgtttttctttattttttttaattttttttacccaGTTATTAAACTGAAATGAAATGGCAGGTTTCT is a window of Lotus japonicus ecotype B-129 chromosome 5, LjGifu_v1.2 DNA encoding:
- the LOC130719774 gene encoding uncharacterized protein LOC130719774 — encoded protein: MGSYKRWKVSMRQFISFRLQDRNSEYGNIIFAKRLFQQFVVDAYTMIEANRLSYIRFNQKTIRADYLNGVAETIEKGETDPSSVGKRIILPPSFTRGRRYMFNNCQDAMSICKKFGYPDLFITATCNSQWGEIQRYVRARNLRAKDRPDICVRVFKMKLDNLMSDLRKDTIFGPVDAGMYTVEFQKRGLPHAHILLWLKPQYKLITGEDIDKFILAELPDPQLYPKLYKAVSSFMIHGPCGVIDPKCACMVDGKCSKHFPKKYQNCTTIDDDGFPIYKRRKTGITVAKKGVPLDNGVVVPYNPRLLMNYHGNINVEYCNKSNAIKYLFKYINKGGDRVNVQISNAGNGESNQDEIKQYYDCRFLTPCEAAWRTFKFDIHERWPPVKRLSFHLPGEQCVTFNDDEDLEGVVEKCSTKDTQFLAWMNANEL